A window of bacterium contains these coding sequences:
- a CDS encoding helix-turn-helix transcriptional regulator, translating into MPFHRLTRKCLKPGPFPEGPKTLGEHVKAKRLEAGLHQAELAAQLGVDEFTVLNWENGHTMPRVSYYGRVVAGGDRQRVSLGRGVVHQVLSG; encoded by the coding sequence TTGCCATTCCATCGCCTGACTCGTAAGTGCCTGAAACCAGGTCCTTTTCCAGAAGGACCCAAAACACTCGGCGAGCATGTCAAGGCCAAGCGGCTAGAAGCTGGCCTCCACCAAGCAGAGCTCGCTGCCCAACTCGGGGTGGACGAGTTCACGGTGTTGAACTGGGAGAACGGCCACACCATGCCCAGGGTCAGCTACTACGGCCGGGTGGTGGCCGGCGGTGATCGTCAAAGGGTCAGTCTCGGACGGGGGGTCGTACATCAGGTTCTTTCCGGCTGA